Proteins found in one Actinokineospora alba genomic segment:
- a CDS encoding MBL fold metallo-hydrolase, whose translation MDLVDDYTGHVEPGGPAARRTLNALTITKVSVGPYDNNAYLLTCRATHEALLIDAAADPARLSDVIGYDQDRPSLKTIVTTHQHGDHWQALGAVAGANGANTIAHALDAGPLPVPPDRFVTQGDTVAVGQVELEVIHLRGHTPGSIALLYRDPDGHPHLFTGDSLFPGGVGKTTKPKDFESLIDDVSSRVFDVLPDDTWFYPGHGDDSTLGAERPKLAEWRERGW comes from the coding sequence GTGGACCTCGTCGATGACTACACCGGCCATGTCGAGCCCGGTGGCCCCGCTGCCCGCCGCACACTGAACGCGCTGACGATCACCAAGGTGTCCGTCGGCCCGTACGACAACAACGCCTACCTGCTCACCTGCCGCGCCACCCATGAGGCGCTCCTGATCGACGCCGCGGCCGACCCGGCCCGCCTGTCGGACGTCATCGGCTACGACCAGGACCGCCCCAGCCTGAAGACCATCGTCACCACGCACCAGCATGGCGACCACTGGCAGGCCCTGGGCGCGGTCGCCGGAGCCAACGGCGCCAACACGATCGCCCACGCGCTGGACGCGGGCCCGCTGCCGGTCCCCCCGGACCGCTTCGTGACCCAGGGCGACACGGTGGCGGTCGGACAGGTGGAACTGGAGGTCATCCACCTGCGCGGCCACACGCCGGGCTCCATCGCCCTGCTCTACCGCGACCCGGACGGCCACCCCCACCTGTTCACGGGCGATTCCCTGTTCCCGGGTGGAGTCGGGAAGACGACGAAGCCCAAGGACTTCGAGTCCCTGATCGACGACGTCTCCTCCCGCGTCTTCGACGTCCTCCCCGACGACACCTGGTTCTACCCAGGCCACGGCGACGACTCCACCCTCGGCGCCGAGCGCCCGAAGCTCGCCGAATGGCGCGAACGCGGCTGGTGA
- a CDS encoding maleylpyruvate isomerase family mycothiol-dependent enzyme — MTGSNTSASTMNGTTTAATLAAVREATAVLTGVVERFAETDFTRPSLLPGWTRGHVVTHLARNADALVNLLTWARTGIEHAAYPSWADRNADIADGASRLGQIQREDLVAACGRFMVEATRLGHEDWAARVQNSSGTPVAAAQIPQMRLFEVWTHLVDLDFEVGFDAVPTGHLDLLLDRALLPHRSRTDGHPLRLTVSLPDGSQRSWELAIAQDADSEVSGSAAAALTWLTGRGRPASLSGPLPDLGAWG; from the coding sequence ATGACTGGGTCGAACACGTCCGCGAGCACCATGAACGGCACGACCACCGCGGCCACGCTGGCCGCCGTGCGCGAGGCCACGGCCGTCCTGACCGGGGTGGTCGAGAGATTCGCCGAGACCGACTTCACCCGGCCCAGCCTGCTGCCGGGGTGGACCCGCGGGCACGTGGTCACCCACCTCGCCCGCAACGCCGACGCCCTGGTCAACCTGCTGACCTGGGCGCGCACCGGCATCGAGCACGCGGCCTACCCGAGCTGGGCGGACCGCAACGCCGACATCGCCGACGGCGCGAGCAGGCTCGGCCAGATCCAGCGCGAGGACCTGGTCGCCGCCTGCGGCCGCTTCATGGTCGAGGCTACGCGACTCGGTCACGAGGACTGGGCGGCGCGGGTGCAGAACTCCTCGGGCACCCCGGTCGCCGCCGCGCAGATTCCGCAGATGCGGCTGTTCGAGGTGTGGACGCACCTGGTCGACCTCGATTTCGAGGTGGGCTTCGACGCGGTCCCGACCGGCCACCTCGACCTGCTCCTCGACCGCGCGCTGCTCCCCCACCGCAGCCGCACGGACGGCCACCCGCTGCGGCTGACCGTCTCGCTGCCCGACGGAAGCCAGCGCAGCTGGGAGTTGGCGATCGCCCAGGACGCCGACAGCGAGGTGAGCGGATCCGCGGCGGCAGCACTGACCTGGCTGACCGGCCGCGGCAGGCCCGCGAGCCTGTCCGGCCCCCTCCCCGACCTAGGTGCCTGGGGCTGA
- a CDS encoding TrmH family RNA methyltransferase, translating into MEAFLRQAMNGPAIRVRTPSEIRNSRRSRKHSCWDHLYAAPLWPLHGANLGTLARTCDAVGACLALPRFPWVPEALARGNTLRKPLCVHWTGDPLGWLARQRERGARIVGVELADEAVRLADVGAVRGKTVLVLGHEQHGIPPEALDLLDSCVEIPMIGIGASLNVAVAGSLALYKLSGLM; encoded by the coding sequence TTGGAGGCGTTCCTCCGCCAGGCGATGAACGGGCCCGCCATCCGGGTGCGCACCCCGTCCGAGATCCGCAACTCCCGCCGGTCCCGCAAGCACTCCTGCTGGGACCACCTCTACGCCGCCCCGCTGTGGCCGCTGCACGGCGCCAACCTGGGCACGCTCGCCCGCACCTGCGACGCGGTCGGCGCATGCCTGGCGCTGCCGCGCTTTCCGTGGGTTCCCGAGGCGCTCGCCCGCGGCAACACGCTGCGCAAACCGCTGTGTGTGCACTGGACCGGCGACCCGCTCGGCTGGCTCGCCCGCCAACGCGAGCGCGGCGCGCGGATCGTCGGCGTCGAACTCGCCGACGAGGCCGTGCGGTTGGCCGACGTCGGTGCGGTCCGCGGCAAGACCGTGCTGGTGCTGGGACACGAACAGCACGGCATCCCGCCGGAGGCTTTGGACCTGCTCGACTCGTGCGTGGAGATCCCGATGATCGGCATCGGCGCCAGTCTCAACGTCGCGGTCGCGGGTTCTTTGGCTCTCTACAAGCTGTCCGGGTTGATGTGA
- a CDS encoding Gfo/Idh/MocA family protein: protein MAEISRRSLFGGALATGALAVGVGSTAASAAVPPPPRQTGQTSMIDVAFPAHSTVRIGLIGVGNRGGSMSGEWARVPGCVVTAVCDIRRDRAQGIADQLVAAGRPRPAVHGGSAVSYQALLAQADVDLVYIATPWEFHYAQARDAMLAGKHVSVELPIATSMTELWSLVDTSERTRKHLMLAENVCYGSHELAMVKMAQAGVFGEITNGHGGYLHDLRALLFNDGYYTDDWRRLWHTRSTASFYHMHGLAPVAAAMDINRGDRFTTVNATATAARGLADYRQRFVPAGHRSWNETYVNGDLVTCHLKTAKGYDIRTAHDVSTPRPYSRINSVAGTRGLFEGYAGTASGSRVYFEPSHTDHGWRDFGTYGEQYKHWLVAKLAGSGGGHGGMDFIMTWRTVQLMRSGLVPDIDVYDSAAWCAPIPLSVDSLALGGAAVEVPDFTRGDWSRSRPGLDSPVSDMPTGGGTLAPLPNLAAAFDCVGSTSETNTVPGDFDGFGNSFSAEKLTAAGLAPGATFTALGASIQWPTGVGKINNARGRGQVVKQTGRGSKLVLVGSGIGTLPSGAVTVKYTDGTTTQGTIAFPNWVTPAAGGATAIATTTGRNRPTGYGDTAYKYTVFAHSVALDPAKTVDTVTLPVNSNLHFFGMGVAP from the coding sequence ATGGCTGAAATCTCGCGTCGGTCCCTGTTCGGTGGCGCGCTCGCCACCGGTGCTTTGGCTGTGGGGGTGGGTTCCACGGCCGCCTCCGCCGCGGTGCCGCCGCCGCCGCGGCAGACCGGCCAGACCTCGATGATCGACGTCGCCTTCCCCGCCCACTCCACCGTCCGGATCGGCCTGATCGGCGTGGGCAACCGCGGCGGGAGCATGTCCGGCGAATGGGCCAGGGTGCCCGGATGCGTGGTCACCGCCGTGTGCGACATCCGCCGCGACCGTGCCCAGGGGATCGCCGATCAGCTGGTCGCCGCGGGCAGGCCCCGCCCGGCGGTCCACGGCGGTTCGGCGGTGTCGTACCAGGCGCTGCTTGCGCAGGCCGATGTCGATCTCGTCTACATCGCCACGCCGTGGGAGTTCCACTACGCGCAGGCCCGCGACGCGATGCTGGCGGGCAAGCACGTGTCGGTGGAGCTGCCGATCGCCACCTCCATGACCGAGCTGTGGAGCCTGGTCGACACCTCGGAGCGCACCCGCAAGCACCTGATGCTGGCCGAGAACGTCTGCTACGGCAGCCACGAGCTGGCCATGGTGAAGATGGCCCAGGCAGGCGTCTTCGGCGAGATCACCAACGGCCACGGCGGCTACCTGCACGACTTGCGGGCGCTGCTGTTCAACGACGGCTACTACACCGACGACTGGCGGCGGCTCTGGCACACCCGCAGCACGGCGAGCTTCTACCACATGCACGGACTCGCCCCGGTCGCCGCGGCGATGGACATCAACCGCGGTGACCGCTTCACCACCGTCAACGCCACCGCCACCGCCGCGCGTGGCCTGGCCGACTACCGGCAGCGCTTCGTGCCCGCCGGACACCGGTCGTGGAACGAGACCTACGTCAACGGCGACCTGGTCACCTGCCACCTCAAGACGGCCAAGGGCTACGACATCCGCACCGCGCACGACGTCAGCACGCCCCGCCCGTACAGCCGGATCAACAGCGTCGCGGGCACCCGCGGCCTGTTCGAGGGCTACGCGGGCACCGCGTCGGGCTCCCGGGTCTACTTCGAGCCGTCCCACACCGACCACGGGTGGCGGGACTTCGGCACCTACGGCGAGCAGTACAAGCACTGGCTGGTGGCCAAGCTCGCCGGTTCCGGCGGTGGCCACGGGGGCATGGACTTCATCATGACCTGGCGCACGGTCCAGCTCATGCGCTCGGGTCTCGTCCCGGACATCGACGTCTACGACTCCGCGGCCTGGTGCGCCCCGATCCCGCTCAGCGTCGACTCCCTGGCACTGGGCGGCGCCGCGGTCGAGGTCCCCGACTTCACCCGCGGCGACTGGAGCCGGTCGCGTCCCGGCCTGGACTCGCCGGTGTCCGACATGCCCACCGGCGGCGGCACGCTCGCGCCGCTGCCGAACCTGGCCGCCGCGTTCGACTGCGTCGGTTCCACCAGCGAGACAAACACCGTCCCCGGTGACTTCGACGGCTTCGGCAACAGCTTCTCGGCCGAGAAGCTCACCGCCGCGGGTCTCGCGCCCGGCGCCACCTTCACCGCGCTCGGCGCGAGCATCCAGTGGCCCACCGGCGTCGGCAAGATCAACAACGCTCGGGGTCGCGGCCAGGTGGTCAAGCAGACCGGCCGGGGTAGCAAGCTGGTGCTGGTCGGATCCGGCATCGGCACCCTCCCCAGCGGCGCGGTCACCGTCAAATACACCGACGGCACCACCACCCAAGGCACGATCGCCTTCCCGAACTGGGTGACCCCGGCCGCGGGCGGAGCGACCGCGATCGCGACGACCACCGGCCGCAACCGCCCCACCGGCTACGGCGACACCGCGTACAAGTACACGGTCTTCGCCCACTCGGTCGCGCTCGACCCGGCCAAGACCGTCGACACGGTCACGCTTCCCGTCAACAGCAACCTGCACTTCTTCGGCATGGGCGTGGCCCCGTAA
- a CDS encoding NB-ARC domain-containing protein, with the protein MRSLLGSKTRKVGITTGLAGAGGFGKTTLAAEVCARQEIREEFSWIDWVTVGQEVRGAALADTINDITERIDGQRPGLTSPEQAGIRLGEALQGKGRSLLVVDDVWSVEQLRPFLSAGRGCTLLVTTRIPDLLPDDAETVEVDQMSHPQARLLVTGGLTGLPETVGEQLLDITGRWPLALGLANATLRRAARDGADVAETADRLLRRLRDLGPAALDVTDAARRDRAVAATLESSLGILGDHRDRFVELAIFPEDTEVPVDLVILFWKKTAGLSAEDAGRLCHELAELSLITWRGNRSSLRLHDVIRTYLRHECGQARLAELHSDLLEAVASTLPGPAVQWWTLPVSAEYLWRTLAYHLDGAGRSTELVELVTAPYWVIGKLRRFGPVAVAEDLALVDTGESRELRRFLDQSGHLLVPSTPDHAVVNALVQRLPYSPYLRRIRRTAESAVMGMPRLVCQRLMPDLPDPALVRVLEGHEGRVRSCVFAPDNSWLMTSARDSIRIWDPESGQLIRLLENPDDGVYTRYIALSPDGRLLASEGADNTIQLWNTATWQHDTVLRGHQDTVDRFCFSADGRTIVSTGDDRTIRMWDVETGKQVRSFKIRQPFDACAYGPGQTLVSLDDSGLKQWDLTTGSHRDLPAEKYAVNRAFAVSHDRNWVALPGTLGVTVHNLTKIGQSPRTLRHHTDLTAAAFSSDGRTLATGSDDGLLVLWCTEKWRPIGQIAAHGSRIEELAFTLDGSVLASAGDDGTVRLWDPGKARIQMPREATSGTGYAIAPSGSWVAVAKAESIVIYDPVSGEVIDEFPKPGYVVKLLAIGDEHLAVDLYDEISISEAGNWKSTRTLRHPTRERATELCSGGHLVCAVDGEGRILLWDTTTWGPPVVLEADETGVRVRKEPLVKSDSVIDRLLRRFKRRTEFARYVSTDVAPDGRMLAVVAGKAVHILSAGTWEPIKVLSFDEEADGATWTPDGRWLVVKVGQTVRYWTTDSWTLSTELTAISDADSATAVAWSPDTSLLATVSDNRTLRIHDGHDWTRLTELRLDGELADCVWLTNRRLVVSGGHGVYWFTYSSG; encoded by the coding sequence GTGCGCTCGCTGCTCGGAAGCAAGACACGCAAGGTCGGCATCACAACGGGTCTGGCCGGAGCGGGTGGCTTCGGCAAGACCACGTTGGCCGCTGAAGTCTGCGCACGACAGGAGATTCGGGAGGAGTTCAGCTGGATCGACTGGGTCACGGTCGGCCAGGAGGTCCGCGGCGCGGCGCTCGCGGACACGATCAACGACATCACCGAGCGAATCGACGGACAGCGACCGGGGCTGACCAGCCCCGAGCAAGCGGGCATCCGGCTCGGTGAGGCACTGCAGGGGAAAGGCCGGTCGCTCCTCGTCGTCGACGACGTCTGGTCGGTGGAGCAACTGCGCCCGTTCCTCAGCGCGGGGCGCGGCTGCACGCTCCTCGTCACCACCCGGATCCCCGATCTGCTGCCCGACGACGCGGAGACCGTCGAGGTCGACCAGATGAGTCACCCGCAAGCCCGTCTGCTCGTCACGGGCGGCCTCACAGGTCTCCCGGAGACGGTGGGCGAACAGCTCCTTGACATCACCGGAAGGTGGCCGCTCGCTCTCGGCTTAGCGAATGCGACACTGCGCCGCGCCGCCCGCGACGGAGCCGACGTGGCCGAGACGGCTGACCGCCTGCTGCGGCGGCTGAGGGACCTTGGACCCGCGGCCTTGGATGTCACCGACGCGGCTCGACGCGACCGCGCGGTGGCAGCGACGCTCGAGTCGTCGTTGGGAATCCTGGGCGATCATCGGGATCGCTTCGTGGAACTGGCCATATTCCCCGAAGACACCGAGGTTCCGGTTGACCTCGTCATCCTGTTCTGGAAGAAGACCGCCGGCCTGTCCGCGGAGGACGCGGGCAGGCTGTGCCACGAACTGGCCGAGCTGTCGCTGATCACCTGGCGCGGCAATCGGTCCTCTCTGCGACTGCACGACGTCATCCGCACATACCTCCGGCACGAGTGCGGCCAGGCGCGGCTGGCCGAGTTGCACAGCGACCTCCTCGAAGCGGTGGCCTCGACGTTGCCTGGGCCCGCGGTCCAGTGGTGGACTTTGCCCGTTTCCGCCGAGTACCTGTGGCGCACCTTGGCTTACCACCTCGACGGCGCCGGGCGTTCCACGGAACTCGTCGAGCTGGTGACGGCGCCGTATTGGGTCATCGGAAAGCTGCGGCGGTTCGGCCCTGTCGCCGTCGCCGAGGACCTCGCGCTTGTCGACACCGGCGAATCCCGGGAATTGCGCCGGTTCCTCGACCAGTCGGGTCACTTGCTGGTCCCCAGCACGCCAGACCATGCCGTGGTGAACGCCCTCGTCCAGCGCCTCCCATACTCTCCGTATCTACGCCGCATCCGCCGAACCGCGGAGTCGGCGGTGATGGGCATGCCTCGACTCGTTTGTCAGCGACTGATGCCGGATCTTCCGGATCCGGCTCTCGTCCGTGTCCTTGAGGGCCACGAGGGCCGGGTCAGGAGCTGCGTTTTCGCACCGGACAACAGCTGGTTAATGACGTCGGCCCGCGACAGCATCCGGATCTGGGATCCTGAGAGCGGCCAGCTCATCCGGCTGCTGGAGAACCCAGACGACGGTGTCTACACCAGGTACATCGCTCTGTCGCCCGACGGTCGCCTCCTGGCCTCGGAGGGTGCCGACAACACGATCCAGCTTTGGAATACCGCCACCTGGCAGCACGACACGGTTCTTCGGGGACACCAGGACACGGTCGACCGTTTCTGTTTCTCCGCAGACGGCCGGACCATCGTAAGCACAGGCGATGACCGCACGATCCGGATGTGGGATGTCGAGACCGGCAAACAGGTTCGCTCGTTCAAGATCCGGCAGCCGTTCGACGCCTGCGCTTACGGCCCAGGCCAAACACTGGTGAGTCTCGATGATTCGGGTTTGAAGCAGTGGGATCTCACCACCGGCAGCCATCGCGATCTGCCCGCGGAGAAATACGCTGTCAATCGGGCGTTCGCGGTCAGCCATGACCGGAACTGGGTCGCGTTACCCGGCACCCTGGGTGTCACGGTCCATAATCTGACGAAGATCGGTCAGTCCCCGCGTACATTGCGCCACCACACCGACCTGACCGCAGCAGCTTTCTCATCGGACGGTCGCACGCTCGCCACCGGAAGCGACGACGGATTGCTTGTGCTGTGGTGCACGGAAAAGTGGCGTCCGATCGGTCAGATCGCCGCCCACGGGTCCAGGATCGAAGAACTGGCGTTCACACTCGACGGCTCGGTACTGGCGTCGGCGGGTGACGACGGAACCGTGCGGCTGTGGGACCCCGGCAAAGCCCGCATCCAGATGCCCCGCGAGGCGACGAGCGGCACCGGATACGCGATCGCTCCATCCGGCTCCTGGGTCGCGGTCGCGAAGGCGGAATCGATCGTCATTTACGACCCGGTCAGCGGGGAGGTCATCGACGAGTTCCCGAAACCCGGCTATGTGGTCAAGTTGCTCGCGATCGGCGACGAGCACCTGGCTGTCGACCTCTACGATGAGATCTCGATTTCCGAAGCGGGCAACTGGAAGTCGACTCGAACCCTGCGGCATCCCACCAGGGAACGCGCGACCGAGTTGTGCTCCGGTGGACACCTGGTGTGCGCGGTCGACGGCGAGGGCCGGATCCTGCTCTGGGATACCACGACCTGGGGTCCTCCCGTCGTCCTCGAGGCGGATGAGACTGGCGTCCGCGTACGTAAAGAACCGTTGGTCAAGTCGGATTCCGTCATCGACCGCCTGTTGCGGCGGTTCAAGCGGCGCACTGAATTCGCCAGGTACGTCAGCACCGATGTCGCGCCCGACGGCCGGATGTTGGCAGTTGTGGCAGGCAAGGCTGTTCACATCCTGAGCGCGGGCACCTGGGAGCCGATCAAGGTCCTGTCGTTCGACGAGGAGGCGGACGGCGCTACGTGGACACCTGATGGGCGCTGGCTCGTCGTCAAGGTCGGCCAAACCGTTCGATACTGGACTACGGATTCGTGGACCCTCTCCACTGAACTGACCGCGATCAGTGACGCGGACTCCGCTACCGCGGTGGCTTGGTCACCGGACACCTCACTGCTGGCGACCGTGTCTGACAACCGGACCCTGCGAATCCACGACGGCCACGACTGGACCCGCCTCACAGAGTTGCGTCTCGACGGCGAGCTCGCGGATTGTGTCTGGCTGACGAACAGGCGTCTCGTGGTCAGCGGTGGACACGGCGTGTATTGGTTCACCTATTCCTCGGGCTGA
- a CDS encoding acyltransferase family protein: MNSETEIRTRSPRKLSWDVIRVLAVYSVVVQHVTHQSPINHAELGPYPFVLPLQFGASTLLVISAFFICVTIRRGETGKWLRNRLARLLPAYLLAVVITYGVSRAVAPAFGWYVPNVTDLAANLLLVQAWSPTFHWIDASYWTLPVQVMAFFAAALLWPRRWTRGGALPWLLWSLVVVPLVIRFVWRDDVDAAQWIRSVFDGLALHRVALFGVGIAIWLWTRDRFSGKHLAAYLVAVLVAQDAHSRFADTWSTVAFGVILAGIVAAAGGPDWDIPGLRQLATPIRWLGGISFGVYLVHQELGFVLARFLLDVGVGAWGRLVACVAMAVVLGWAMTRLVEQPCHRWLTGDMLLRARVAGNAVVEAIRDLPQVPATPDDLPRQTRRVNPAAADPLTPLPQWAMATSQLR; this comes from the coding sequence GTGAACTCAGAGACAGAGATCCGAACACGGTCCCCACGCAAGCTGAGCTGGGACGTCATCAGGGTGCTGGCCGTCTACTCGGTCGTCGTCCAGCACGTCACCCACCAGTCGCCGATCAACCACGCCGAACTGGGGCCGTACCCGTTCGTGCTGCCCTTGCAGTTCGGCGCGAGCACGCTGCTGGTGATCTCCGCGTTCTTCATCTGCGTGACCATCCGACGTGGTGAGACGGGCAAGTGGCTGCGCAACCGGCTCGCCCGGCTGCTGCCCGCGTACCTGCTCGCGGTGGTGATCACCTACGGCGTCTCCCGGGCCGTCGCGCCCGCGTTCGGGTGGTATGTGCCCAATGTCACGGACCTGGCCGCGAACCTGTTGCTCGTGCAGGCGTGGTCGCCGACCTTCCACTGGATCGACGCCTCCTACTGGACGCTGCCCGTGCAGGTGATGGCCTTCTTCGCCGCCGCCCTGCTGTGGCCGCGCCGGTGGACGCGGGGCGGTGCGCTGCCCTGGCTGCTGTGGTCGCTGGTGGTGGTGCCGCTGGTGATCCGCTTCGTCTGGCGCGACGACGTCGACGCGGCGCAGTGGATCCGGTCGGTCTTCGACGGGCTGGCGCTGCACCGGGTGGCGCTGTTCGGCGTGGGCATCGCGATCTGGCTGTGGACCCGCGACCGGTTCTCCGGCAAGCACCTCGCCGCCTACCTCGTCGCCGTCCTTGTCGCGCAGGACGCCCACTCCCGCTTCGCCGACACGTGGTCGACCGTGGCGTTCGGGGTCATCCTCGCGGGCATCGTCGCGGCCGCGGGCGGCCCGGACTGGGACATCCCGGGCCTGCGGCAGCTCGCCACGCCCATCCGCTGGCTCGGCGGGATCTCGTTCGGCGTCTACCTGGTCCACCAGGAACTCGGCTTCGTGCTCGCGCGCTTCCTGCTCGACGTGGGCGTCGGAGCGTGGGGCCGCCTGGTCGCCTGCGTGGCGATGGCCGTCGTGCTGGGCTGGGCGATGACCCGACTCGTCGAGCAGCCGTGTCACCGCTGGCTCACCGGCGACATGTTGCTTCGCGCGCGCGTCGCGGGCAACGCCGTGGTGGAGGCGATCCGCGACCTGCCGCAGGTGCCTGCCACGCCCGACGACCTGCCGAGGCAGACCCGCCGGGTCAACCCAGCCGCCGCCGACCCGCTCACCCCGCTCCCGCAGTGGGCCATGGCCACCTCCCAACTGCGCTGA